In Mycetocola zhujimingii, one DNA window encodes the following:
- a CDS encoding GntR family transcriptional regulator, which produces MVAPASLLGLERTSLRQQALDALRRAISTGELPPGTHLVETELSETLQISRGTLREALRELQQEGLVSAGARGRLSVRSLSDKEIRDVFAVRAVLESLAARILSGLPDRSAVIAELRDAIEGMTRAAKDGLEDRIESDLNFHRTLCRLTDNETLMRSWQALEGTVRMSIMFAGADRAISNMQVDRHSEIVDAIETGDAATARTTIIAHMDEAAANLVG; this is translated from the coding sequence ATGGTGGCACCGGCATCCCTGCTCGGACTCGAGCGGACGAGCCTCAGGCAGCAGGCTCTCGATGCCCTGCGCCGCGCCATCTCAACCGGCGAGCTTCCCCCGGGAACACACCTCGTCGAAACCGAACTGTCCGAGACGCTGCAGATCAGCCGGGGCACGCTGCGCGAGGCACTGCGCGAACTGCAGCAGGAAGGCCTCGTCTCCGCCGGCGCCAGGGGGCGACTCAGCGTGCGCAGCCTGAGCGACAAGGAGATCCGCGATGTCTTTGCTGTTCGGGCGGTGCTTGAGTCCCTCGCAGCCAGAATCCTCAGCGGCCTGCCCGATCGCTCCGCCGTCATCGCCGAGCTCCGCGACGCCATCGAGGGCATGACGCGGGCAGCCAAAGACGGCCTCGAAGACCGGATCGAGTCCGACCTCAACTTCCACCGCACCCTGTGCCGACTCACCGACAATGAGACCCTGATGCGATCGTGGCAGGCGCTCGAGGGCACCGTCCGTATGTCCATCATGTTCGCTGGGGCCGACCGCGCCATTTCCAACATGCAGGTCGACCGGCACAGCGAGATCGTCGACGCCATCGAAACCGGCGACGCAGCCACGGCCCGCACGACAATCATCGCGCACATGGACGAGGCCGCCGCCAACCTCGTCGGTTAG
- a CDS encoding transketolase family protein — MSTTTSTPKLKTSAMIASFADPGQKTAPTPFGHALVKAAEENDRIVGLTADLGKYTDMHIFAQAFPERFFQMGMAEQLLFGAAAGFAETGLVPFASTYSVFAARRAYDFLCLDIAEPNLNVNIVGGLPGLTTGYGPSHQATEDMAIFRGMPNLTIVDPCDSVDIEQAVPQLAASDGPTYLRLLRGKVPTVLDEYDYSFELGKAKELRGGTDVVFISSGLMTMRALQAADALAKHKVDVAVVHTPTIKPFDSETVLGAINTNRLAVTLENHSVVGGLFETVASATVRAGLGKRVVPIGLPDEFLAAGALPTLHDRYGLSVDKIVATVLSELD, encoded by the coding sequence ATGAGCACGACAACCTCAACACCGAAGCTCAAGACCTCGGCGATGATCGCCTCGTTCGCCGACCCCGGCCAGAAGACGGCACCGACCCCCTTCGGGCACGCGCTGGTGAAGGCGGCCGAGGAGAACGACAGGATCGTCGGCCTCACCGCCGACCTCGGCAAGTACACCGACATGCACATCTTCGCCCAGGCGTTCCCGGAGCGGTTCTTCCAGATGGGCATGGCCGAGCAGCTGCTGTTCGGTGCGGCCGCCGGGTTCGCTGAGACCGGACTCGTGCCGTTCGCATCCACCTACTCGGTGTTCGCGGCGCGGCGTGCGTATGACTTCCTCTGCCTCGACATCGCCGAGCCCAACCTCAACGTCAACATCGTCGGCGGCCTGCCCGGTCTCACCACCGGGTACGGTCCGAGCCACCAGGCCACCGAGGACATGGCGATCTTCCGCGGCATGCCGAACCTCACCATCGTCGACCCGTGTGACTCGGTCGATATCGAGCAGGCTGTGCCGCAGCTCGCGGCGAGCGACGGCCCCACCTACCTGCGCCTGTTGCGCGGCAAGGTGCCGACCGTGCTCGACGAGTATGACTACTCGTTCGAACTCGGCAAGGCCAAGGAGCTGCGTGGCGGCACCGACGTCGTCTTTATCTCCAGCGGGCTGATGACGATGCGCGCGCTTCAGGCGGCGGATGCTCTCGCCAAACACAAAGTGGACGTCGCGGTCGTGCACACCCCGACGATCAAGCCATTCGACAGCGAGACGGTACTCGGGGCGATCAACACCAACCGCCTCGCCGTGACGCTTGAGAACCACTCGGTCGTCGGCGGGCTGTTCGAGACCGTCGCGAGCGCGACGGTGCGGGCGGGACTCGGCAAGCGGGTGGTGCCGATCGGGCTCCCCGACGAGTTCCTCGCCGCTGGGGCGCTGCCCACACTGCACGACCGTTACGGACTGTCGGTCGACAAAATCGTCGCAACAGTCCTCTCCGAACTCGATTGA
- a CDS encoding transketolase, which yields MSQLTHERPPAAAASLEDRVERVGAAAYRMRHYALNMGEVQGQGYVGQALGSADIMAAVYADQLRFRPDEPEWEGRDRFLLSTGHYAIGHYAALAEAGIVPVDELDTYGSDDSRLPMSGMASYTPGMEISGGSLGHGLGVAVGMALGLRFQGSDARVFNFLSDGELDEGSTWEAAMGAHHHQLGNLTAMVDINALQADGKTDTVLSTEPVTEKWEAFGWFTQRVDGNDPEQLVRAFSNASEQASATGRPSMILCDTLVGRGVPLLENREKAHFMRIDESEWQICRDQLTAGFEAAAHEGTARS from the coding sequence ATGAGCCAGCTCACACACGAGCGGCCACCGGCCGCCGCCGCCTCACTCGAGGATCGCGTCGAGCGGGTCGGCGCAGCCGCCTACCGGATGCGCCACTACGCACTCAACATGGGAGAGGTGCAGGGCCAGGGCTACGTCGGCCAGGCGCTCGGTTCCGCCGACATCATGGCCGCCGTCTACGCCGACCAGTTGCGGTTCAGGCCGGACGAGCCCGAGTGGGAGGGCAGGGACCGATTCCTGCTCTCGACCGGGCACTACGCCATCGGCCACTACGCGGCGCTGGCCGAGGCGGGCATCGTCCCGGTCGATGAACTCGACACCTACGGGTCCGACGACTCGCGACTGCCGATGTCCGGCATGGCGAGCTACACGCCAGGGATGGAGATCTCGGGCGGCTCGCTCGGCCACGGACTCGGCGTCGCCGTCGGCATGGCGCTCGGCCTGCGCTTCCAGGGCTCGGACGCCCGGGTGTTCAACTTCCTCTCCGACGGCGAGCTGGACGAGGGCTCAACCTGGGAAGCCGCGATGGGCGCGCACCACCACCAGCTCGGCAACCTCACCGCGATGGTCGACATCAACGCGCTCCAGGCCGACGGCAAGACCGACACCGTGCTCAGCACCGAACCGGTCACCGAGAAGTGGGAAGCGTTCGGCTGGTTCACGCAGCGGGTGGACGGCAACGATCCTGAGCAGCTCGTCCGGGCGTTCTCGAACGCGAGCGAGCAGGCATCCGCCACCGGCCGGCCTTCGATGATCCTCTGTGACACGCTCGTCGGCCGCGGTGTGCCGTTGCTCGAGAACCGGGAGAAGGCGCACTTCATGCGCATCGACGAGAGCGAGTGGCAGATCTGCCGCGACCAGCTGACCGCGGGCTTCGAGGCCGCTGCACACGAAGGGACGGCTCGCTCATGA